A single region of the Leptothrix cholodnii SP-6 genome encodes:
- a CDS encoding 2-isopropylmalate synthase, with amino-acid sequence MSDQLIIFDTTLRDGEQSPGASMTRDEKLRIARQLERLKVDVIEAGFAASSNGDFEAVKAIADVIKDSTICSLARANDRDISRAAEALRGANRARIHTFIATSALHMEKKLRMSPDEVLEQARLSVRFARNLCGDIEFSPEDGYRSDPDFLCRVLEAVIDEGATTLNIPDTVGYAIPELYGNFIRNLRERVPNSDKAIWSVHCHNDLGMAVANSLAGVKIGGARQVECTINGLGERAGNCSLEEVVMAVKTRRDYFGLDLRVDTSQIVPASRMVAQTTGFVVQPNKAVVGANAFAHASGIHQDGVLKARDTYEIMRAEDVGWSANKIVLGKLSGRNAFKQRLQDLGIALESEAEVNAAFMKFKDLADRKSEIFDEDILALVSDEQSDNQAEHYRLLALSQHSEMGERPHAEVAFAAGDVEHHARSDGNGPVDASIKAIESKVGTGAELLLYSVNAITSGSTESQGEVTVRLQLGGRIVNGVGADPDIVVASAKAYLAALNKLHSKAERVAAQG; translated from the coding sequence ATGAGCGATCAACTCATCATTTTTGACACCACCTTGCGCGACGGCGAGCAGTCGCCCGGTGCGTCGATGACCCGTGACGAGAAGCTGCGCATCGCACGCCAGCTCGAGCGGCTCAAGGTCGACGTCATCGAGGCCGGTTTTGCTGCTTCGTCGAACGGCGATTTCGAGGCCGTCAAGGCGATCGCCGATGTCATCAAGGACTCGACCATCTGCTCGCTGGCACGTGCCAACGACCGCGACATCTCGCGCGCCGCCGAGGCGCTGCGCGGTGCCAACCGGGCGCGCATCCACACCTTCATCGCCACCAGTGCGCTGCACATGGAGAAGAAGCTGCGCATGTCGCCCGACGAGGTGCTCGAGCAGGCCAGGCTGTCGGTGCGCTTTGCCCGCAACCTGTGCGGCGACATCGAGTTCTCGCCCGAGGACGGGTATCGCTCCGATCCGGATTTCCTGTGTCGCGTGCTTGAGGCGGTGATCGACGAAGGCGCGACCACGCTCAACATCCCCGACACGGTGGGCTACGCGATCCCCGAGCTCTACGGCAACTTCATCCGCAATCTGCGCGAGCGCGTGCCCAACTCCGACAAGGCGATCTGGTCGGTGCACTGCCACAACGACCTCGGCATGGCCGTGGCCAACTCGCTGGCGGGTGTCAAGATCGGCGGGGCGCGTCAGGTCGAGTGCACCATCAACGGCCTTGGCGAGCGCGCCGGCAACTGCTCGCTCGAGGAGGTCGTGATGGCGGTGAAGACCCGGCGCGACTACTTCGGCCTCGACCTGCGGGTGGACACCAGCCAGATCGTGCCGGCCTCGCGCATGGTGGCGCAGACCACCGGTTTCGTCGTCCAGCCCAACAAGGCGGTGGTGGGGGCGAACGCTTTCGCCCACGCATCGGGCATCCATCAGGACGGCGTGCTCAAGGCGCGCGACACCTACGAGATCATGCGTGCCGAAGACGTCGGCTGGTCGGCCAACAAGATCGTGCTGGGCAAGCTGTCGGGCCGCAACGCCTTCAAGCAGCGACTGCAGGATCTGGGCATCGCCCTCGAATCCGAGGCCGAGGTCAATGCCGCGTTCATGAAGTTCAAGGACCTGGCCGATCGCAAGAGCGAGATCTTCGACGAGGACATCCTGGCCCTCGTCAGCGACGAGCAGAGCGACAACCAGGCCGAGCACTACCGGCTGCTGGCCTTGTCGCAGCATTCCGAAATGGGTGAGCGCCCGCATGCCGAGGTCGCGTTTGCCGCGGGTGACGTGGAACACCACGCCCGGTCCGATGGCAACGGCCCGGTCGATGCCAGCATCAAGGCGATCGAGTCGAAAGTGGGCACGGGGGCCGAACTGCTGTTGTATTCGGTGAACGCCATCACATCCGGCAGCACCGAGTCGCAGGGTGAGGTGACGGTTCGCCTCCAACTGGGCGGGCGCATCGTCAACGGCGTGGGGGCCGATCCCGACATCGTGGTGGCCTCGGCGAAGGCGTACCTGGCCGCGTTGAACAAGCTGCACAGCAAGGCCGAACGCGTGGCTGCGCAGGGTTGA